One Natranaerovirga hydrolytica genomic region harbors:
- the pta gene encoding phosphate acetyltransferase — translation MSFIEKIKSQARSNKKTIVLPESLDRRTVEATDQILKEDIANVILIGNEEEVKEVAKGLDIDQATIVDPNKLDAIDDYVNTLVELRKNKGMTDEKARELLTSDPLYLGVMMVKKGLADGMVAGAVNSTANVLRPSLQILKTAPGTKLVSSFFVMVVPDCEYGANGTFIFSDCGLVPNPNAEELAAIAGSSANSFKSLVKEEPVVGMLSFSTKGSAAHGDVDKVVEATAIAKKEYPNVKIDGEFQLDAAIVPSVGSKKAPESDIAGNANVLIFPDLDAGNIGYKLTQRLAKAEAYGPVTQGIAKPVNDLSRGCTAEDIVGVAAITAVQAQNQ, via the coding sequence GTGAGTTTTATAGAAAAAATAAAAAGTCAAGCAAGAAGCAATAAAAAGACAATTGTTCTGCCTGAATCTTTAGACAGAAGAACTGTAGAAGCAACAGATCAAATTCTAAAAGAAGATATTGCAAATGTTATTTTAATTGGCAATGAAGAAGAAGTGAAAGAAGTTGCTAAAGGGTTAGATATTGATCAAGCAACTATTGTAGATCCTAATAAGCTTGATGCAATAGATGACTATGTCAATACCCTAGTTGAACTAAGAAAAAATAAAGGCATGACAGATGAAAAAGCAAGAGAATTATTAACAAGTGATCCGTTATATCTTGGTGTTATGATGGTAAAAAAAGGATTAGCAGACGGTATGGTTGCAGGAGCTGTTAATTCAACAGCAAATGTTTTAAGACCTTCGTTACAAATCTTAAAAACGGCACCAGGTACAAAATTAGTTTCTTCATTCTTTGTAATGGTGGTTCCTGATTGTGAGTATGGGGCTAATGGTACATTTATATTCTCAGATTGTGGATTGGTACCTAATCCTAATGCAGAGGAATTAGCTGCAATTGCAGGAAGTTCAGCAAATTCATTTAAATCATTAGTAAAAGAAGAGCCAGTTGTGGGAATGTTATCTTTCTCAACAAAAGGAAGTGCAGCTCATGGAGATGTGGATAAAGTGGTAGAAGCAACGGCTATTGCAAAAAAAGAATATCCTAATGTAAAAATAGATGGTGAGTTCCAATTAGATGCGGCTATTGTACCTTCTGTTGGATCTAAAAAAGCGCCAGAAAGTGATATAGCAGGTAATGCAAATGTATTAATATTCCCAGACTTAGATGCAGGTAATATTGGATACAAATTAACCCAAAGATTAGCTAAAGCAGAAGCATATGGACCTGTCACACAAGGCATAGCTAAGCCAGTCAATGATTTGTCTCGTGGTTGTACGGCAGAAGATATTGTGGGTGTAGCAGCAATAACAGCTGTACAAGCTCAAAATCAATAA
- a CDS encoding nucleotidyltransferase gives MRVVGLIVEYNPFHNGHLYHLQQAKKITNADYVVAVMSGDFLQRGMPAIMDKWERTHMAIDNGVDLVIQLPTFFSTGSAEFFARGAIEILNRLGIVDTICFGSECGQVDLLKEIASVLVNEPPFFKESLMKHLGTGLSFPNARSKALVDYFSFIQEDHLELIHVLNSPNNILGIEYIKSLIESKSTIMPYTFKRKVSGYHDKSMEQNIASATGIRHFLNESNALQDLMHTVPKATYRIMNQYHNKKFPLFIDDFSSYLFYKLLNASPKDLMKYVDVSEGLEDRILNYSKECDCITTLIDRVKTKRFTYTRIQRALIHILLDIEQNDLDYYMSYNRMPYIKLLGFKKDSQRLLKSIKNNCDTPIVSNVNKGLQLLTTPALKMINKDIYASNLYNLAVFNKFKYPLKNDQTQKFIIK, from the coding sequence ATGCGAGTCGTTGGTTTAATCGTCGAATATAACCCTTTTCACAATGGACATCTCTATCATTTGCAACAAGCAAAAAAAATAACAAATGCGGATTATGTTGTTGCTGTAATGAGCGGAGACTTTTTACAAAGGGGAATGCCTGCCATTATGGATAAATGGGAACGAACCCATATGGCCATTGACAATGGTGTTGATTTGGTTATACAGTTACCTACTTTTTTTTCCACGGGAAGTGCTGAATTTTTTGCTAGAGGTGCAATAGAAATTTTAAATCGATTGGGTATTGTAGATACGATTTGTTTTGGTAGTGAGTGTGGTCAGGTAGATTTATTAAAAGAGATTGCCTCTGTTTTAGTTAATGAACCCCCTTTTTTCAAAGAATCCTTAATGAAACATTTAGGTACTGGATTAAGTTTTCCAAATGCTCGGTCTAAAGCTTTAGTGGATTATTTTTCTTTTATCCAAGAAGATCATTTAGAATTGATTCATGTATTAAATTCTCCTAATAATATTTTAGGCATCGAATATATAAAGTCTTTAATAGAAAGCAAAAGCACTATCATGCCTTATACTTTTAAAAGAAAGGTATCTGGTTATCACGACAAAAGTATGGAGCAAAACATTGCTAGTGCCACAGGCATTAGACACTTTTTAAATGAAAGCAATGCCCTACAAGACCTCATGCACACTGTTCCAAAAGCTACTTATAGGATAATGAATCAATATCACAACAAAAAATTCCCACTATTCATAGATGATTTTTCATCTTATCTTTTTTATAAATTATTAAATGCGTCACCAAAGGATTTAATGAAATATGTAGATGTTTCTGAAGGCTTAGAAGACAGGATTTTAAATTATTCTAAAGAATGTGATTGTATCACCACATTAATTGACCGTGTGAAAACAAAACGTTTTACTTACACTAGAATTCAAAGGGCTTTAATTCACATACTCCTTGATATAGAACAAAATGATTTGGATTATTATATGTCATACAATAGAATGCCTTATATTAAGTTGTTAGGATTTAAAAAAGACAGTCAACGCCTTTTAAAGTCAATTAAGAACAATTGTGATACACCTATTGTTTCCAATGTCAATAAAGGGCTTCAATTGCTTACAACACCTGCATTAAAAATGATTAACAAAGATATTTATGCCTCAAATTTATATAACTTAGCTGTGTTTAATAAATTTAAGTATCCTCTAAAAAATGATCAGACACAAAAGTTTATTATTAAATAA